The following proteins are encoded in a genomic region of Periophthalmus magnuspinnatus isolate fPerMag1 chromosome 21, fPerMag1.2.pri, whole genome shotgun sequence:
- the gcgb gene encoding glucagon b — translation MRSSYCLAGLLLLVLVQCSWQIPDQDQNSMLLVENSEPMESSNMKRHSEGTFSNDYSKYLETRRAQDFVQWLKNSKRNGLFRRHADGTFTSDVSSYLQDQAAKEFVSWLKTGRGRRE, via the exons ATGAGAAGCTCGTACTGTTTGGCTGGACTCCTGCTCCTTGTTCTTGTCCAGTGCAGTTGGCAGataccagaccaggaccaaaactcTAT GCTTTTAGTGGAAAACTCTGAACCAATGGAGAGCTCCAACATGAAGAGACATTCAGAGGGAACCTTCTCCAACGACTACAGCAAATatctggagacgagacgagcgcAAGACTTTGTCCAGTGGCTCAAGAACTCCAAGAGGAACGG TCTGTTCAGACGCCACGCGGACGGCACATTCACCAGCGATGTGAGCTCCTACCTCCAGGACCAGGCAGCCAAAGAGTTTGTGTCCTGGCTCAAGACCGGCCGGGGCAGACGAGAGTAG
- the fap gene encoding dipeptidyl peptidase 4: MGYRKVLWWVVGAAVVITLITIPAIYLNKSAPKKLFDIEDYFNDTIRWKSYSMHWISDKEYLHRLKDGNYMRYNVETKEESLYISNMTFEQVEATDYMLSGDYNFVALESNYTKKWRHSYSASYTIFNRETNSFVTPVNLPPVVQYFFWSTVANKYAYVSDFNVFLKSDVNADAVQVTFNGKENEISNGIPDWTYEEEVFASNGALWWSTNSVYLAYAEFNDTLVHKIEYTWYGNEQYPETVSVPYPKAGSTLPTVRLYVVDTSNPSRRSPLVAPASMLSVDHILCSVTWVTDQRVAVQWMTRKQNYVIVQLYEFDGSSWVEKQIFEQRSRTGWVGRYVPLPLFFAEDKLSFYKVMSDSHGYKHIHYVKDGKATPITSGEWEVTYINKLTKDAIYFVSNQNEGIPVKINQYRIRIGSSHSAPECLSCDLRPERCQYNTAYFSYDASYYRLDCTGPGLPVYTLMDNRGAGAELSLLEDNKELENMLSDFQMPTMKYGTFKVAGFDLWYQMMLPPNFKKSKKYPLLIDVYGGPCSQTVSYRYKLNWATYLTSTHDIIYASFDGRGSGYQGDQILHSIYHRLGTYEVEDQLFAIRKFIDMGFVDKDRVAMWGWSYGGYVTAMALGSGSGLLKCGISVAPVAEWEYYDAVYTERYMGTPSDNPDGYRNGSVITRAKNFKNVDFLLIHGTADDNVHFQQAAQISKALVNEQVDFEAMWYTDKNHSLRGSAYRHVYTLMSHFLKKCFATSK, encoded by the exons ATG GGCTACCGCAAGGTGCTGTGGTGGGTGGTCGGCGCCGCTGTCGTCATCACGTTAATAACAATTCCAGCTATATATTTGAACA AAAGTGCTCCCAAAAAGCTGTTTGACATTGAGGACTATTTTAATGACACTATTCGATGGAAGTCCTACAGTATGCATTGGATATCAG ATAAGGAGTATTTGCACAGATTAAAAGATGGGAACTACATGCGTTACaatgtagaaacaaaagaggaGTCCCTTTATATCAGCAATATGacattt GAACAAGTAGAGGCCACTGATTACATGTTGTCTGGTGACTACAACTTCGTAGCACTGGAGAGTAACTATACAAAG AAATGGAGGCATTCTTACTCAGCCTCTTACACCATATTCAACAGGGAAACAAA TTCATTTGTTACACCTGTGAATCTTCCTCCTGTGGTCCAGTACTTTTTCTGGAGTACAGTCGCAAACAAATAT GCCTATGTTTCAGATTTCAATGTATTTCTAAAATCGGACGTGAACGCTGATGCTGTTCAAGTAACATTCAATGGAAAAGAGAATGAGATCTCAAATGGGATTCCTGACTGGACATATGAGG aggAGGTGTTTGCATCAAATGGAGCATTGTGGTGGTCGACCAACTCCGTGTATCTGGCCTATGCAGAGTTTAATGACACACTGGTCCACAAAATAGAGTACACCTGGTACGGGAATGAGCAGTATCCTGAAACTGTGTCTGTGCCATACCCAAAG GCGGGCTCCACTCTCCCAACGGTGCGCCTCTACGTGGTCGACACTTCAAACCCTTCTCGCCGCTCGCCGCTCGTGGCCCCGGCGTCCATGTTATCCGT TGATCACATTTTGTGCTCAGTGACCTGGGTGACAGACCAACGCGTCGCTGTGCAGTGGATGACCCGGAAACAAAACTATGTGATTGTACAGTTATATGAGTTTGATGGAAGCAGCTGGGTGGAAAAACAg atattTGAACAAAGAAGCAGGACCGGCTGGGTTGGCCGT TATGTTCCTCTACCTCTTTTCTTTGCCGAAGATAAGCTGAGTTTCTATAAAGTTATGAGCGACAGCCACGGATACAAACACATTCATTACGTGAAAGAT GGAAAAGCCACGCCCATAACGTCAGGAGAGTGGGAGGTGACCTATATCAACAAATTAACCAAAGACGCCAT ATATTTTGTGAGTAATCAGAATGAAGGCATACCAGTGAAGATTAATCAGTATAG GATCAGGATTGGCAGTTCACACTCAGCTCCAGAGTGCCTCTCCTGTGACCTGCGCCCAGAGAGGTGTCAGTACAACACTGCATACTTCAGTTATGACGCCTCGTATTACAGACTGGACTGCACTG GACCTGGGCTGCCCGTCTACACTCTGATGGACAATAGAGGAGCAGGTGCAG AACTCTCCCTTCTTGAAGACAACAAAGAACTGGAAAATATGCTCTCAGACTTCCAAATGCCAACAATGAAGTACGGTACATTCAAAGTAGCTGGatttg ATCTCTGGTATCAAATGATGCTGCCACCAAATTTCAAGAAGTCCAAAAAATATCCCCTTCTTATTGATGT GTATGGAGGCCCCTGCAGTCAGACCGTGTCCTACCGTTACAAACTGAACTGGGCCACATACCTCACCAGCACCCACGACATCATCTACGCCAGCTTCGACGGACGAGGAAGCGGTTACCAAGGAGACCAAATCCTTCACTCCATCTACCACAGGCTCGGGACGTATGAAGTGGAGGACCAACTCTTCGCAATAAG AAAATTTATCGACATGGGCTTTGTGGATAAAGACAGAGTAGCCATGTGGGGATGG TCATATGGAGGTTACGTCACTGCGATGGCGTTGGGATCCGGCAGTGGGCTGCTCAAGTGTGGGATCTCTGTGGCCCCAGTGGCCGAATGGGAATACTATG ACGCCGTGTACACAGAGCGCTACATGGGCACCCCCAGTGACAACCCAGACGGTTACAGA AACGGGAGCGTGATCACACGAGCCAAGAACTTCAAAAACGTAGACTTCCTGTTGATTCACGGCACAGCGGACG ATAATGTCCACTTCCAGCAGGCCGCACAGATCTCCAAGGCTCTGGTCAACGAACAAGTGGACTTTGAAGCTATG tggTACACCGACAAGAACCACTCTCTGCGGGGATCAGCCTACCGCCATGTTTACACTCTGATGAGCCACTTTCTGAAAAAATGCTTCGCCACTTCAAAGTAG